The Lathyrus oleraceus cultivar Zhongwan6 chromosome 5, CAAS_Psat_ZW6_1.0, whole genome shotgun sequence genome includes the window gtacttgtgacctacaagctcttacagcttgggtctaatactcgggactacgtctggacattccacccaggcagtctgtttctttccaatattgctaagaaaatgattcgaatatttatgaatgttttggagggaagacgaatatttatggcttgcaagctcttacagcttgagcctaatattcgggattacgactggatattccctccaggtaatctttttcttccaactttaagaagaggttttgaatcttggagtgtgaaagagaagacgaatatttatggcttgcaagctcttacagcttgagcctaatattcgggattatgactggatattacctccaggataatctttttcttcacgttttatttagaaaatgatttgaatattagagtattaaagagaagacgaatatttatgacttacaagctcttacagcttgagcctaatattcgggattacgactggacattccatccaggtaatctttttcttcacgctttatttagaaaacgatttgaatattagagtattaaagagaagacgcatatttatggcttgcaagctcttacagcttgagcctaatattcgggattacgactggacattccatccaggtaatctttttcttcacgctttatttagaaaaagatttgaatattaaattaaaacaattaaagtaccgaggtttgaaattattgaaagttaagttgatgttgcttaagagctcattgtaagaaggcccaagagtaagccatgtgaggttgatggcgatgcttaaaagcaatcgacttacaagggtatgaaaatgggctcgatattgaatcgagaaaagaaatgatttttatagttttaaaatggttttgaattaaTGATGAAATTAATAAAAAAACAGATTTTgtgttattaaacaataataCAACTACGAGTATGGGTGAAATTATAATAAAACACAAACatagaaaaaaaaatgaatgctaaaagaaataaagaaaatgcAATATGTGGGTAttgaacccactccactaaagactTAAAATCTACACTCTCTCCAATAGACTGCTTATAATTAGTTATCATTTAAATAACAACATAAATATATAAACCATACTAGATtggaaaaaatgaaaaaaaaaactaaaataataaaTAGTAAAGGTCTGTTGGATTACCCAAGaaaacccagccgcctggctgttgggtttacAAAGGGGAATAAGTTGGAAATGGTAAAAAAAGGAATCATCGTTAATCACCAATATTAATATCTACTGGAAACAACCAAAAGTCACTTAAATGGAATTAAATGGTTTTTAAACATACttaaagtaaataataaaaaaagaaaatgaaatggaatagCGTTCAACTGGGACGGATCTCTTCCTCTCTCAGTCTCTCAATTCCGTTCCCAATCTCACTGAACCCTCATTTGCTCACCGCTCACGATTTCTCAATCCCGTTCCTAACCTCACAATGCTCTCTCAATCTCTCCACCATTCGCTCGTCCTCAACCTTCCTCAATCACTCTGTCCCCAATCGCTCTCGCGTACCACACAATCTCTCTCACTCTAAAATGCAAGGGTCCAAGGTTTTAAGGAGAAACAAAACGAAAGAGGCTCACCTTCGGCGAAAACGACGGAGACGATGAAGCTCAAAACACACTCCTCCGCCTCTTCAATCCAGGTATGATTTTGGGATTTAGGGTTTTTTTTGAGATTCTTTTCCGCCTCAATTTTCGTTTTCGAATTCTAGCCCCCTGTTCTCACTAATCCCTTCACTATTTATCCTCTACGAATTAGGGTTTTTCAGGATGGCATATGGAGCTCAAAAGAGTATCCTGCAAAACCCCTTTCTGGGTGGTCAGGGTTCGGTCGGCCTAATCGATGCTTGGGTTGGAACAGGTAAACTGGGTTTTGCTTTCTTCTACGTTTTTGTCCTTATGCTCAATTGggattttctggatttttaacTGTTTTGCTATTAATCTTATTCTTTTTACTGCAGTGACTTAAATGGAGCATTGATTTTTAACTGCCTTTGACCATGTGAAGGAATTTGTAGACATCCATCCCTTCAATCTCGTTAGCTTTTGTCTCTTGTAACAAGCTTGTGCCGCTCGAAGAAATCTCCTGCTCTTTTGTGTATGTGTTGTTTGTGATGAAGCAGAAGTCTTCAACTTGTTAGTCAGAAGTGGCAACATCTTAATGCTGTCTTGAATTGCATCGTCAGCACAGGAAACCATGACATTCATAGCTCCGGTTTTCTGCTGGAGCTTAGCTCCCTCGTACTTATCTTGACAAACCATCAAAGATCTATTCAACTTCTCCTGAAACTTTGCCATTTCATTATCAAACGTTTGTTGCACATTAGTAATAGGAATACTGCAATTTTCAACACAATGGCTTATCTCCTCCTGCCTTCTGCTTCTATCAAAGCACTCATATGCACATTTAAAATAGGCTTTCTGAAGAGTGTAGTTGACATGGTCTTGAACAGGGGCAAGCTGAGTTTGAGCAGCTACATTCACTTCCTCaagtttttgcctaagtctctGAGAAGCTAATTGTTCTTCAGCTGCTGCAAAATGATCCATTTGATATACCACTTATCATTCTGTAATAATGGACACCGTATTGTGCATCCGTTCAAAGAAACTGGTGCAGAATTGCAGGATATTTATGTAATGCAGATGATCAATAAACCACCTGCGGCTACCCTTGCATATGGCCAATGTAAGTATAACATTTGATCATGACCATGGTGTGTTCACGGCTTATGATTTTCTAATTTCATTTGTAACTTCTGGTTTTTTCACTTGTCTGCTATAGCCATCTTCTGTTTTTCCTTTCCGATATGCACCAAATATTTGATGATGATGACACATTGGTGTTTGCCTGGTTTCGACCGGAATTGACTGCTAATCTTGGATTAATGGACTGTTGTGATGCTGAAATTTTGCAGGAACAAAGGCTGCATCAATAAAACAGTGGCTTTCCACTTGATTTCGAGACCGAAGAAAGGAGTCCCGGCGAAGCAAATCCCTGTAACATAACTGCATCCTCAACAGAGTGAGAGAATTTTGATTTTAACTTGCGAGCAGACAACTGGTGGAACAAGTGATTTTTGGTGAACCAGTCATCATCAGTTAAGATAAGCCCAGTGATCGGTGACGATCCTGTTCTTCATAGAAACTTGCATCACTCTCGAGTGAAGAACGGCTGAAAGTGAGAACTCAGATACGAAAGAAGAAGCGTGTCTTAATCGATATTTTGATTTCCTGTTATCAACATCCATCTCCACTGCCTGCTTCTTCCTTCCTATCTTGATCTGATTATCCAAATGACAACGTGCAATGGCCTCCGGCAGCCTGATTAAAGCCTCCAACTGCCTAACTATCATACGATATGCAACCCTACTGCCAGGATTTGTATCAGCCCTACGAAGAGCAACATACGAGTCTACCCGTGGTTTTCTTGCATCTGGCGTTAGCTTTGGTTTAAGAGTCTTTGCATAGGCTATATAACGCCTCAGTTCTGCTGTAGTGAATGTTGGAGCAAGAGCATGTTCACGCTTTTGATGAATGGTTTTAGGATTTCTTTATTGAAACTTTGTAAATCCATGTTTGTAATGAGTATGATTACGAATTGTAATTGTGAAAATTAACAGGGATGCATGTTGTTGTTATGGAACTCTTTTGGAATTGggatttgtttttttttttttgttgaataATTGTTTTGGATTAATGAACTTTGGGTTAATTGGTTAATTTTTATGATTGAATGGATTTGGATGTGAAATGGATACGAAATGGATTTTGGTTCcaaatggataatgaaaatggatgtGGATTTTGGGTATAGTTTGAAACAAAAATGGATTTAAAAATAGAGTTGGGTTATTGGATTGAAAAAAATGGATTTAATTTTAGgaataatccaagactaatttAAGTATCAATTTAAATAGTAATAACGAATCAGCAAAAgacaaattaaaatcaaattaatctataatttgttaaaattactttgataccaactctaacattcatttgaaaattaaaatcaattagagtttgaatcattagtaaaataaacaattaagattaaattgaaatttggaattaaacttaattcgaaattaaaatcaaattgaaaattaaaaaagtcaaataattaaaatccattttataataaaagcaccatgatcaaaaaggcatagacactaggccaagtgccaaacaaaaataaaaaaaattcaggaccaaaatcggggtatgacactaGGCTTGCTCTACTGACCCCAGAAGACGGTGGTTCTAAGCTTTCAATGAGAGAGAGCTAGGTTGCAAGGTTAACACTACAACACTCAGATTAGTAATAAAGTGAAAATTGGTGTGTGAATGAGAATGTATTTGAGTACTTGAGAAGTGACACACTTTCTCTCTAAACTTAGAGAATCAATTAACAATTGAAAGCGTGGAGTAAGACGTAGATCGCGGCCAACCATTGTATTGATCTACACGGTCAACGAAATTAATCTTTATGTTCGACCATATCTTCTAGAATGTTAAGGATTCTGAGTCACTTCCACGGGGAAGCTCTTTCGAACTTCAGATCCTTCGGACAAAGTTTCTTTAGAATTGTGGAGGAGGTTCTCCGCTCTTTTACAATATAGAAGATTCAAATAATCTTTTCTTTTAACCATGAAGGACTAGGAGCTTCCGGGTCCATGACCTCGGTTGCTTAATTTATAATAAGGGACTCTTCCTAATTTGGGTACGAAGATGACCActatgaaaagaaaaaaaaacactTATCTATCCATAAGACACTCCACGAAGAATATGCGGAGTTATCAATTTAAAAAGTCTATCTATTtatgcattttatttcattttcttcacTATTATAACTTTATtcttaataaaaaaaacatatatTTCCTAATGATATTCATGCATTCCATTCCATAAATTCACATATAAAATACATTGTTAGGCAATTTTTTAGGAAGTCACATTAGACTCTTTGAAACAAAAAGTGTCGTTACTAGGTGAAATTGGAAAAATGAAGTGTTACTTTTGATAAACACTTTCTTACTTGTCCTATTTGTTTTAATATGGAGCATGATGGCATGTGGCAAAAGTGAGTTAGGCGTGTGGCAAACATACGCAAGCGCATGTGAATTGTGATGGAATGTTAGATTTGTTGAACGTGGACCTAACAACATCACTCACTAATCAATATTGGCCCAATTTCACCTACTCAATTTGGACAACCCTATTTTACCACCTCTAcacaataaataaataaataatattaaaatttgTAATAATTATTTAAAGAAAACTTAGATCCTTAATAGTAATTCTAGAGTTAGATTCATAAATACGGCTGATTCTGATAATGATTATACCAATACTCCCTCTTTTCTCGAAAAAATTTGTTAGTTTTTTTTAGGTTTCCAAGAcaatattaattaattttttataaaCTTTACTTTTAACTAATATTGTCTACATTTCTTTTAAGATgttatatcatatatatatatatatatatatatatatatatatatatatatatatatatatatatatatatatatatatatatatatatatatatatatata containing:
- the LOC127087704 gene encoding uncharacterized protein LOC127087704, producing the protein MDHFAAAEEQLASQRLRQKLEEVNVAAQTQLAPVQDHVNYTLQKAYFKCAYECFDRSRRQEEISHCVENCSIPITNVQQTFDNEMAKFQEKLNRSLMVCQDKYEGAKLQQKTGAMNVMVSCADDAIQDSIKMLPLLTNKLKTSASSQTTHTQKSRRFLRAAQACYKRQKLTRLKGWMSTNSFTWSKAVKNQCSI